From a single Stackebrandtia endophytica genomic region:
- a CDS encoding TetR family transcriptional regulator — protein MGRKRSGRRPGRPDTRQQILAAAREIFAAEGYERSSIRRIATAAEVDPALIHHYFGTKDKLFLEAVEAPFDPKTVIPEVFGPGITDVGERLVRAFIGVWDSPNGTRAEAFLRSAVNHPFMSKLVEQFILNHIIKTALNNLDAEIDHVSVRGSLIASQLLGLAVARYLVKLSAIRDLSPDTLAKIYGPTIQRYLEMDLTDLHLPPSD, from the coding sequence TGGCCGCCGCCCGCGAGATATTCGCCGCCGAGGGATACGAGCGCAGTTCGATCCGTCGCATCGCCACCGCCGCCGAAGTGGACCCGGCGCTGATCCACCACTATTTCGGCACCAAGGACAAGTTGTTCCTGGAGGCGGTGGAAGCCCCCTTCGACCCCAAGACGGTCATCCCGGAGGTGTTCGGCCCCGGCATCACCGATGTGGGTGAACGGCTGGTCCGAGCGTTCATCGGGGTGTGGGACTCACCCAACGGCACTCGCGCCGAGGCATTCCTCCGCTCCGCCGTCAACCACCCGTTCATGTCCAAACTGGTCGAACAGTTCATTCTGAACCACATCATCAAGACGGCGTTGAACAACCTCGACGCCGAGATCGATCACGTGAGCGTGCGTGGTTCGCTCATCGCCTCCCAGCTTCTCGGGTTGGCCGTGGCGCGCTACCTGGTGAAACTGTCGGCGATACGCGACCTCTCCCCCGACACCCTCGCGAAGATCTACGGACCGACGATTCAGCGGTACCTGGAGATGGATCTCACCGATCTGCACCTGCCTCCGTCCGACTGA
- a CDS encoding TIGR03089 family protein, whose product MDIAVLFDRAAGVDPARPFITFYDDATGERTELSYLTFDNWVSKTANLLIDEAGLTAGDTVSVCMPPHWLSGAIMVAGWRAGMAISHDGGDADIAFATVDRLDQAASADQVYAVSTAPLAIGLRGADAEAAEEAGASDFLTEVRGHGDHFRASQPIDPDAPALVGLPGGGSRSQRELVEAAADRAGELGVSPAQRIMFSAERLRPIDWLLVPMAAAGSVVLCRNSAESDLVKRAGSENARHIG is encoded by the coding sequence ATGGACATCGCCGTACTGTTCGACCGCGCCGCCGGCGTCGACCCGGCCAGGCCGTTCATCACCTTCTACGACGACGCGACCGGAGAACGGACCGAACTGTCGTACCTGACGTTCGACAACTGGGTGTCGAAAACGGCCAACCTGCTCATCGACGAGGCGGGCCTGACCGCCGGAGACACCGTGTCGGTGTGCATGCCGCCGCACTGGTTGAGCGGCGCGATCATGGTCGCCGGCTGGCGGGCGGGCATGGCGATCAGCCACGACGGCGGCGATGCCGACATCGCCTTCGCCACGGTGGATCGATTGGATCAGGCCGCTTCGGCCGACCAGGTGTACGCGGTGTCGACGGCACCGTTGGCGATCGGCCTGCGTGGTGCCGACGCCGAGGCCGCTGAGGAGGCCGGTGCCTCGGACTTCCTGACCGAGGTTCGCGGACACGGCGATCACTTCCGGGCGTCCCAGCCGATCGACCCGGACGCCCCGGCGCTGGTGGGACTGCCCGGAGGCGGCAGCCGCAGCCAACGCGAACTCGTCGAGGCCGCTGCCGACCGCGCCGGCGAACTGGGGGTCTCGCCCGCGCAACGCATCATGTTCTCGGCCGAGCGGCTGCGTCCCATCGACTGGTTGCTGGTACCCATGGCGGCGGCCGGTTCGGTTGTGTTGTGCCGCAACAGCGCGGAGTCCGATTTGGTCAAGCGAGCCGGTTCGGAGAACGCCCGCCACATCGGCTGA
- a CDS encoding response regulator transcription factor: protein MPDDATTGHATTGTENAPPPPTPVGGRPVAAPPAAQPTAPRREDGGPTRLLVVDDEPVLADLLLDSLSFAGYEVEVARTGSEAMEAVTRSHPDLMVLDVNLPDFNGFVVAARLRAAGHQVPIVFLTARDAPTDLRDGFGAGGDDYLTKPFRLEELCLRVEAVLRRTMGTRRSFGNTIAVADIMIDMDSRQVWRGSTPIDLSPTEFRLLHHLATNSNKVLSRADLLRHVWGYDLEADSSIVETYISYLRRKVDIHEPPLIHTVRGVGYILRVPRP from the coding sequence ATGCCGGACGATGCCACCACGGGCCACGCCACCACCGGAACCGAGAACGCGCCTCCACCCCCCACCCCCGTGGGAGGCCGACCGGTCGCCGCACCTCCCGCCGCGCAACCGACCGCGCCGCGCCGTGAGGACGGCGGCCCCACCCGGTTGCTGGTCGTCGACGACGAACCCGTCCTGGCCGATCTGCTGTTGGATTCACTGAGCTTCGCCGGGTACGAGGTCGAGGTCGCTCGAACCGGCTCCGAGGCGATGGAGGCGGTCACCCGATCGCACCCCGATCTGATGGTGTTGGACGTGAACCTGCCCGACTTCAACGGATTCGTCGTCGCCGCCCGACTGAGAGCCGCCGGCCACCAGGTCCCCATCGTCTTCCTGACCGCGCGGGACGCTCCCACCGACCTCCGAGACGGTTTCGGGGCCGGAGGCGACGACTACCTGACCAAACCGTTCCGGCTCGAGGAACTGTGCCTGCGAGTGGAGGCGGTATTGCGACGCACCATGGGAACCCGTCGATCGTTCGGCAACACCATCGCCGTCGCCGACATCATGATCGACATGGACTCCCGTCAGGTCTGGCGCGGCAGCACGCCCATCGACTTGTCCCCCACCGAGTTCCGGCTGCTGCATCACCTGGCGACCAACAGCAACAAGGTTCTGTCGCGCGCCGATCTGCTGCGTCACGTCTGGGGGTACGACCTGGAGGCCGACAGCTCGATCGTGGAGACCTACATCTCCTACCTGCGGCGCAAGGTCGACATTCACGAGCCGCCGTTGATTCACACGGTGCGCGGTGTCGGCTACATCCTTCGCGTTCCGCGGCCGTGA
- a CDS encoding sensor histidine kinase: MAIKTRLILAMAALLCAATFVIGSVAIGGVTQVMTSRIDTQLSDFLRQAGEIITTDEITAANSAEPAAPATVAVMFFGPDGELLHTVPAGYADDPLPLPALSHDPGPTPEPITVNSSTSNVQYRVLASKIKPLFAPDLREKPTTMIAAIPLVEVDAVQRHLLFVMVITITAVLVVGISTAWWITRRGLKPVNNMINAAVAVADGDLARRLPAHSERTEIGKLATALNIMVSKLVNAITERDTQQVRLRRFVADASHELRTPLAAISGYAELYESGGTPPGPALDRAMGRIRGESHRMAALVDDLLLLARLDQETTPSRRRLDLRQLVYDAVDDARAADGEREIMVHARTPLIVHGHDARLRQVVGNLLTNARTHTPAETGVWVVAESRGDEAVVSVIDNGPGIPEEHRHRVFDRFYRADDSRSRDTGGTGLGLSIVKSIVEAHDGRVELESVWGRGTTVRFVLPLAGPDTGLGHDV, from the coding sequence ATGGCGATCAAGACGCGTCTGATCCTGGCCATGGCGGCCCTGTTGTGCGCGGCCACCTTCGTCATCGGTTCGGTCGCCATCGGCGGTGTCACCCAGGTGATGACCAGCCGTATCGATACCCAGCTCAGCGACTTCCTCCGGCAAGCCGGCGAGATCATCACCACCGACGAGATCACCGCCGCCAACAGTGCCGAGCCCGCCGCGCCCGCGACCGTCGCCGTCATGTTCTTCGGACCCGACGGCGAACTGCTGCACACCGTCCCGGCCGGTTACGCCGATGACCCGTTGCCGCTGCCGGCACTGTCACACGATCCGGGTCCGACTCCCGAACCGATCACGGTGAACTCGTCGACGTCAAACGTCCAGTACCGGGTACTTGCCAGCAAGATCAAACCGCTGTTCGCGCCGGATCTGCGGGAGAAACCCACCACGATGATCGCCGCGATCCCGTTGGTGGAGGTCGACGCGGTACAGCGTCATCTCCTGTTCGTCATGGTCATCACGATCACCGCCGTGCTGGTGGTCGGAATCAGCACCGCCTGGTGGATCACCCGACGGGGTCTCAAACCGGTCAACAACATGATCAACGCGGCGGTGGCGGTCGCCGACGGCGATCTGGCGCGCCGGCTGCCTGCGCACAGCGAACGCACCGAAATCGGGAAACTGGCGACCGCGCTCAACATCATGGTGTCGAAACTGGTCAACGCGATCACCGAACGGGACACCCAACAGGTTCGGCTGCGTCGGTTCGTCGCCGATGCCTCCCACGAACTGCGGACTCCGCTGGCGGCCATCAGTGGTTACGCGGAGCTGTACGAATCGGGTGGAACGCCGCCCGGTCCCGCGTTGGACCGGGCCATGGGCAGGATTCGCGGGGAGAGCCACCGTATGGCGGCGCTGGTCGACGATCTGTTGCTGTTGGCGCGGCTGGACCAGGAGACGACCCCGAGTCGCCGGCGGCTCGACTTGCGTCAACTGGTCTACGACGCCGTCGACGACGCCCGCGCCGCCGACGGCGAGCGGGAGATCATGGTGCACGCGCGGACCCCGTTGATCGTCCACGGGCACGATGCCCGGTTGCGTCAGGTCGTGGGCAACCTGTTGACCAACGCCCGGACGCACACCCCCGCCGAGACCGGCGTGTGGGTGGTGGCCGAGTCCCGAGGTGATGAGGCGGTCGTGTCCGTCATCGACAACGGCCCGGGCATCCCCGAGGAGCACCGTCACCGGGTGTTCGATCGGTTCTACCGTGCCGACGACTCCCGATCCCGGGATACCGGCGGCACCGGACTCGGACTATCCATTGTAAAGTCGATTGTGGAAGCTCACGACGGCCGGGTGGAGCTGGAAAGCGTGTGGGGCAGAGGAACCACGGTGCGTTTCGTCCTGCCGCTGGCCGGACCCGATACCGGCCTGGGGCACGACGTCTGA
- a CDS encoding SPFH domain-containing protein has protein sequence MQELALVFLGLIALLVVVAFFKMVRIVPQQQEFIVERLGKYTRTLTPGMNFLVPFLDSVRSKIDKREQVVSFPPQPVITSDNLVVSIDTVIYYMVTDSVRATYAISNFLQGVEQLTVTTLRNVVGSMDLETALTSRDTINSALRVVLDEATGKWGIKVTRVEIKAIDPPPSVRDSMEKQMRAERDKRAAILTAEGSRQSQILSAEGEQQAAILRAQGDRQARILQAEGQSKAIETVFSAIHRSNPDEKLLAYQYLQTLPQIAAGASNKVWVVPAELTRALDAFGSAMGSMSGQAASSFSSSSPSPAPEASSDDDEPVGVDTDVSDEDTSSEDSSELTTPEIEGSPHVSPSGFTASDAAAQVLNPTTPPVGPAMGSAPVPPPPPPAGGTAPLPPPPGPGAPPPPPPV, from the coding sequence ATGCAAGAGCTAGCCTTGGTGTTCTTGGGGCTGATAGCGCTGCTGGTGGTGGTGGCGTTCTTCAAGATGGTTCGCATCGTGCCACAGCAGCAAGAGTTCATTGTGGAGCGTCTGGGTAAGTACACCCGCACGCTGACACCGGGTATGAACTTCCTGGTGCCGTTCTTGGACTCGGTGCGGTCCAAGATCGACAAGCGGGAGCAGGTGGTGAGCTTTCCACCTCAGCCGGTGATCACATCGGACAACCTGGTCGTGTCGATCGACACGGTGATCTACTACATGGTCACCGACTCGGTTCGGGCGACCTACGCGATCTCCAACTTCCTGCAGGGTGTTGAGCAGCTTACGGTCACCACACTGCGAAACGTCGTCGGTTCGATGGACCTGGAAACCGCGCTGACCAGCCGTGACACCATCAATAGCGCCCTTCGTGTGGTGTTGGACGAGGCGACCGGCAAGTGGGGCATCAAGGTCACCCGTGTCGAGATCAAGGCCATCGACCCGCCGCCGAGCGTGCGGGACTCGATGGAGAAGCAGATGCGGGCCGAGCGTGACAAGCGGGCCGCGATTCTGACCGCCGAGGGAAGCCGTCAGTCGCAGATCCTGTCGGCCGAGGGTGAACAGCAGGCCGCGATTCTGCGAGCACAGGGTGACCGGCAGGCACGAATCCTGCAGGCCGAGGGTCAGAGCAAGGCCATCGAGACGGTGTTCTCGGCCATCCATCGCTCCAACCCCGACGAGAAGCTGCTGGCCTACCAGTACCTGCAGACGTTGCCGCAGATCGCCGCCGGTGCCTCGAACAAGGTGTGGGTGGTTCCGGCCGAGTTGACTCGTGCGTTGGACGCCTTCGGTTCGGCCATGGGCAGCATGTCGGGCCAGGCGGCCTCGTCGTTCAGCTCCAGCTCGCCCAGCCCGGCGCCCGAGGCCTCGTCCGACGACGATGAGCCCGTCGGTGTGGACACCGATGTCAGCGATGAGGACACCTCTTCGGAGGATTCGTCTGAACTGACCACCCCGGAGATCGAGGGATCGCCGCACGTGTCACCGAGCGGATTCACCGCGTCGGATGCGGCCGCGCAGGTACTCAACCCGACCACGCCGCCCGTTGGGCCGGCGATGGGTTCGGCGCCGGTTCCGCCCCCGCCGCCTCCGGCCGGTGGCACCGCGCCACTGCCGCCGCCCCCGGGGCCGGGCGCTCCGCCGCCACCGCCTCCGGTGTAG
- a CDS encoding NfeD family protein — translation MEWMIWLLVAITLGIAELFTLTFVLLMLSGGAIAGAIAAALGAPLEIQAVVFTVVSLLSLLGVKPLARRWRQNHAEPAGAMGLKALEGGTALVLEQVDNHHGLIKIEGETWTARSFDGDQVLEPGEEVKIVEIRGATAMVWRQT, via the coding sequence GTGGAGTGGATGATCTGGCTATTGGTAGCCATTACGCTGGGTATCGCTGAGCTGTTTACCCTGACGTTCGTGCTGCTGATGCTCAGCGGAGGCGCCATCGCCGGGGCGATCGCCGCCGCGCTGGGCGCCCCACTGGAAATCCAGGCGGTGGTATTCACCGTGGTGTCGCTGTTGTCACTGTTGGGAGTCAAGCCGTTGGCACGCAGGTGGCGGCAGAATCACGCCGAGCCCGCCGGTGCCATGGGACTTAAGGCGCTCGAAGGTGGAACCGCGCTCGTTTTGGAGCAGGTTGACAACCATCACGGCCTGATCAAGATCGAGGGTGAAACGTGGACTGCCCGGTCTTTCGACGGTGATCAGGTCTTGGAGCCAGGAGAAGAAGTGAAGATAGTGGAGATTCGCGGTGCAACCGCGATGGTATGGAGGCAAACCTGA
- a CDS encoding ferrochelatase: MTYDALLIVSFGGPESSADVLPFLRNVTRGRGIPEERLAEVAEHYYHFDGVSPINQWCRSLIQALQADFATHGVNLPIYWGNRNWPPMLVDAVQRMAGDGVQRALAFTTSAYGSYSSCRQYLEDLSAARAAVGSKAPAIDKIRHFFDHPGFIHPFADHLRQALDTVPASSAGSTRVLFTAHSIPVTMNDVSGPEGARYTDQVVEAAGLVMEAAGCDLPHDVVWQSRSGPPEAAWLEPDINDHIKRLAAEGVQSVVVSPVGFLSDHLEVLWDLDNEAKATATELGMTYHRAGTPGLDARVVTMIRELAAERTDGVAVKRLGKLPLWNPNDDGCCPARRPPAVGR, encoded by the coding sequence ATGACCTACGACGCATTGCTGATCGTCTCGTTCGGCGGACCTGAAAGCTCCGCCGATGTATTGCCGTTCCTGCGCAATGTCACGCGGGGACGTGGTATCCCCGAGGAGCGGCTGGCCGAGGTGGCCGAGCACTACTACCACTTCGATGGGGTCTCACCCATCAACCAGTGGTGCCGGTCGCTGATCCAGGCACTTCAGGCCGATTTCGCCACGCACGGTGTCAACCTGCCCATCTACTGGGGCAACCGCAACTGGCCGCCGATGCTGGTCGACGCCGTGCAACGCATGGCCGGTGACGGGGTACAGCGGGCGCTGGCCTTCACGACCAGTGCCTACGGTTCCTATTCGTCGTGCCGTCAGTACCTGGAGGATCTGTCGGCGGCACGGGCGGCGGTCGGCAGTAAGGCACCGGCCATCGACAAGATCCGGCACTTCTTCGACCACCCGGGTTTCATCCACCCGTTCGCCGATCATCTGCGGCAGGCGCTCGATACGGTCCCGGCCTCCTCGGCGGGTAGCACCCGAGTGCTGTTCACCGCCCATTCGATCCCGGTCACCATGAACGACGTGTCCGGCCCCGAGGGCGCCCGATACACCGACCAGGTCGTCGAGGCCGCCGGTCTGGTGATGGAGGCGGCCGGGTGTGACCTGCCCCATGACGTGGTGTGGCAGTCGCGGTCGGGGCCACCGGAGGCGGCGTGGTTGGAGCCCGACATCAACGACCACATCAAGCGGTTGGCCGCCGAGGGCGTCCAGTCCGTGGTGGTTTCCCCGGTCGGTTTCCTCAGCGACCACCTCGAGGTGCTGTGGGATCTGGACAACGAGGCCAAGGCGACCGCCACCGAACTCGGCATGACCTATCACCGCGCCGGGACACCGGGATTGGACGCCCGCGTGGTGACCATGATCCGGGAGTTGGCCGCCGAACGTACCGATGGTGTCGCGGTGAAACGGCTGGGCAAACTACCGCTGTGGAACCCCAACGACGACGGTTGCTGCCCGGCCAGGCGGCCACCCGCGGTGGGGCGCTGA
- the fabI gene encoding enoyl-ACP reductase FabI, whose translation MSGLLKGKRLLITGLITEQSLAFGVAKLAQQEGAEVVLTGFGRMSLVNRIAGRLPQPAPVLELDVTDEEHLGSLADRVSEHVDGLDGVLHSIAYAPQSALGGGFLTAPWEDVATALHVSTFSFKSLAVACLPLMGEGGSVVGMDFDARQAWPVYDWMGVAKAGLESTTRYLARDLGPKGVRVNLVAAGPQRTMAAKSIPGFDQFERAWMERAPLGWNLTDSTPVAKAALMLLSDWFPATTGEIVHVDGGFHAVGVPVSDT comes from the coding sequence GTGTCCGGTTTGCTGAAGGGTAAGCGACTGCTGATCACCGGGTTGATCACGGAGCAGTCCTTGGCGTTCGGAGTGGCCAAACTGGCCCAGCAGGAAGGCGCCGAGGTCGTCCTGACCGGGTTTGGTCGCATGTCGCTGGTGAACCGGATCGCGGGCCGCCTGCCCCAGCCGGCACCGGTTCTGGAATTGGACGTGACCGACGAGGAACACCTCGGCAGCCTCGCCGATCGGGTCTCCGAACACGTTGACGGTCTCGACGGGGTGCTGCACTCCATCGCCTACGCGCCGCAGTCGGCGTTGGGTGGTGGCTTCCTGACCGCCCCGTGGGAGGACGTTGCGACCGCACTGCACGTGTCGACGTTCTCGTTCAAGTCGTTGGCCGTGGCGTGCCTGCCGTTGATGGGTGAGGGCGGCTCGGTCGTGGGTATGGACTTCGACGCCAGGCAGGCCTGGCCGGTCTACGACTGGATGGGTGTGGCCAAGGCCGGACTGGAGTCGACCACCCGCTACCTGGCCAGGGATCTCGGTCCCAAGGGTGTACGGGTTAACCTTGTCGCGGCGGGCCCGCAGCGGACCATGGCCGCCAAGTCGATCCCCGGCTTCGACCAGTTCGAACGCGCCTGGATGGAACGGGCGCCGTTGGGCTGGAACCTGACCGACTCGACCCCGGTGGCCAAGGCGGCGCTGATGTTGTTGTCGGACTGGTTCCCCGCCACGACCGGTGAGATCGTTCACGTCGACGGAGGATTCCACGCTGTGGGTGTGCCGGTCAGCGACACCTAG
- the fabG gene encoding 3-oxoacyl-ACP reductase FabG, which translates to MSRTVLVTGGNRGIGLSIAQAFAKQGDQVAVTHRGSGAPDGLYGVQCDITDPAAVDAAFTQVEKELGPVEILVANAGITDDTLLLRMKEEQFTSVVDTNLTGAWRCAKRASSKMLRAKFGRIVFISSVTGLYGNAGQTNYAASKAGLVGLARSITRELGSRNITANVVAPGFVETDMTAELPVAQREAYAKAIPAGRFATGEEVASAVCWLASEGAGYVTGAVIPVDGGMGMGH; encoded by the coding sequence GTGTCTCGGACCGTGCTCGTCACTGGAGGCAATCGAGGAATCGGCCTGTCCATCGCCCAGGCGTTCGCCAAGCAAGGTGACCAAGTCGCGGTGACCCACCGTGGTTCGGGAGCACCTGACGGCTTGTACGGGGTTCAGTGTGACATCACCGATCCCGCCGCCGTGGACGCCGCGTTCACTCAGGTCGAAAAAGAGTTGGGACCGGTGGAGATCCTGGTCGCCAACGCCGGAATCACCGACGACACCCTGCTGCTTCGCATGAAGGAGGAGCAGTTCACCTCGGTCGTCGACACCAACCTCACCGGAGCCTGGCGGTGCGCCAAGCGTGCCTCCAGCAAGATGTTGCGCGCCAAGTTCGGTCGCATCGTCTTCATCTCCTCGGTGACCGGCCTGTACGGCAACGCCGGGCAGACCAACTACGCGGCCAGCAAGGCCGGGCTGGTGGGGCTGGCGCGATCGATCACCCGGGAATTGGGCAGTCGCAACATCACCGCCAACGTCGTCGCTCCCGGTTTCGTCGAAACCGACATGACGGCCGAACTTCCCGTCGCGCAGCGTGAGGCCTACGCTAAAGCGATACCGGCCGGCCGGTTCGCCACCGGCGAAGAGGTCGCCAGCGCGGTGTGCTGGCTGGCTTCGGAGGGAGCCGGTTATGTCACCGGCGCCGTGATACCGGTCGACGGTGGCATGGGTATGGGGCACTGA
- a CDS encoding VWA domain-containing protein: MIRFLEPWWLLAVVPVLALIGLYVLAQMRRRSYAVRFSNVELLAKIAAKGPGWRKHLPAAVLLAALLVMSTGMARPSVDIQEPTERATIVLALDVSLSMESQDVAPTRFEAMKEAATEFVSELPEQYNVGLVSFAKSANVVVSPTKDRSQVKSAIAGLSLDRATALGEAIFSSLQAIQLVPPDGISELAPARILLLSDGYRTAGRLVEDGAMAAEAANVPVSTIAFGTDEGTVEIDGQVTPVPVDRATLADVAELTGGKFYEAASVQELKEVYSDMGSSIGHRTIAVEIAQWFIGIALLLAFAAVVMSLLWTSRVP; encoded by the coding sequence TTGATCCGGTTTTTGGAACCGTGGTGGCTGCTGGCGGTGGTGCCGGTTCTGGCGCTGATCGGCCTGTACGTGTTGGCGCAGATGCGGCGGCGCTCCTATGCGGTGCGATTCAGCAATGTGGAACTGTTGGCCAAGATCGCGGCGAAGGGGCCGGGGTGGCGTAAGCATCTTCCCGCGGCGGTGCTGCTGGCGGCGCTGTTGGTGATGTCGACCGGTATGGCTCGGCCCTCAGTGGACATTCAGGAGCCGACCGAGCGGGCGACCATCGTTCTGGCGCTTGACGTCTCGCTGTCGATGGAGTCGCAGGACGTCGCGCCCACCCGCTTCGAGGCGATGAAGGAGGCGGCGACGGAGTTCGTCTCCGAGCTGCCCGAACAGTACAACGTGGGCCTCGTCTCGTTCGCGAAGTCAGCCAATGTGGTCGTTTCGCCGACGAAGGACCGCAGCCAGGTCAAGTCGGCGATCGCCGGGCTGTCCCTGGACCGCGCCACCGCGTTGGGTGAGGCGATCTTCTCGTCGTTGCAGGCGATCCAGTTGGTGCCGCCGGATGGTATCTCGGAGCTCGCCCCCGCCCGGATCCTGTTGTTGTCGGACGGCTATCGGACCGCTGGGCGTTTGGTCGAGGATGGTGCGATGGCCGCCGAGGCCGCCAACGTTCCAGTGTCGACGATCGCGTTCGGGACCGATGAGGGGACCGTGGAGATCGATGGTCAGGTGACTCCGGTGCCGGTGGACCGGGCCACGTTGGCCGATGTGGCGGAGCTGACCGGCGGCAAGTTCTACGAGGCCGCGTCGGTGCAGGAGCTGAAAGAAGTCTACTCCGACATGGGGTCGTCGATCGGTCACCGAACGATCGCCGTCGAGATCGCGCAGTGGTTCATAGGCATCGCCTTGCTGCTGGCGTTCGCCGCCGTCGTCATGAGTCTGTTGTGGACTTCCCGGGTTCCCTGA
- a CDS encoding DUF58 domain-containing protein, with protein MARDAELLALSRGAGHGKNAVEQLNHLQLLINNKLDGLLHGDYLGLLPGPGTEPGESREYRPGDDVRRMDWPVTARTTTPHVRTTIADRELETWLAVDLSASLDFGTAKCLKRDLAIAATAAMAHLTVRGGNRIGAVLGAGGTPSVVPAAPGHAGAQVLLRKVAEMRPQLPEVGGWRRRKVTGPGRTDLSALVDLLHRPPRRRGFVVIVSDFLAEDQWERPIRKLSVRHDVLAIEIVDPRELALPDVGIVELMDPETGVTQEIETGSAEFRRRYAEAAAKQRDQIAQSLRRAGAARLRLSTDSDWLRDIVRFVASQRHARTRGTTR; from the coding sequence GTGGCTCGTGACGCCGAACTTCTCGCGCTGAGTCGCGGTGCTGGTCACGGCAAGAACGCGGTCGAGCAGCTCAACCATCTACAGCTGTTGATCAACAACAAGTTGGACGGCCTGCTGCACGGTGACTATCTGGGGTTGCTTCCCGGGCCGGGAACCGAGCCGGGGGAGTCGCGCGAGTATCGGCCCGGTGACGACGTACGGCGGATGGACTGGCCGGTGACGGCTCGTACCACGACCCCGCACGTCCGCACCACGATCGCCGATCGGGAACTGGAGACCTGGTTGGCGGTGGACCTGTCGGCCAGCCTCGACTTCGGCACCGCCAAGTGCCTCAAGCGTGATCTGGCGATCGCGGCCACCGCGGCGATGGCGCATCTGACGGTGCGCGGTGGCAATCGGATCGGCGCGGTTCTGGGCGCCGGCGGCACGCCCTCGGTCGTTCCCGCCGCCCCCGGTCACGCCGGTGCGCAGGTGCTGCTGCGCAAGGTCGCCGAGATGCGCCCGCAGCTGCCGGAGGTGGGAGGGTGGCGGCGTCGCAAGGTCACCGGGCCGGGACGCACCGACTTGTCGGCGCTGGTGGATCTGTTGCATCGGCCGCCGCGACGGCGCGGGTTCGTCGTGATCGTCTCGGACTTCCTGGCCGAGGACCAGTGGGAACGTCCGATTCGGAAGCTTTCGGTGCGCCATGACGTGTTGGCCATCGAGATCGTCGACCCGAGGGAACTGGCACTGCCCGATGTGGGCATCGTTGAACTTATGGACCCTGAAACCGGTGTGACGCAGGAGATCGAGACTGGCAGTGCCGAGTTTCGACGTCGTTACGCCGAGGCGGCGGCGAAACAGCGCGACCAGATCGCGCAGTCGCTGCGTCGGGCCGGCGCGGCGAGGTTGCGGCTGTCGACCGACTCGGACTGGTTGCGCGACATCGTCCGTTTTGTAGCATCGCAGCGTCACGCACGTACGAGAGGAACAACCCGTTGA